In one Halosimplex halophilum genomic region, the following are encoded:
- a CDS encoding redoxin domain-containing protein yields MVSTGDSAPTFTATLGTSDHEDFDLADHLGDGPVVLAFFPGAFTPPCTNEMVAFQERLDEFEDAGATIFGVSADSPFSQGAFREEHGIEFDLVSDMDGDTIEAYGLTMDIPDLGLYGNANRAVFVVDDEGTVVYDWVADDPTNEPDYDAVLDAVESA; encoded by the coding sequence ATGGTTTCCACAGGCGACTCCGCACCCACGTTCACGGCGACGCTCGGCACGAGTGACCACGAGGACTTCGATCTGGCCGACCACCTCGGCGACGGCCCGGTCGTCCTCGCCTTCTTCCCCGGCGCGTTCACGCCGCCCTGCACCAACGAGATGGTCGCCTTCCAGGAGCGGCTCGACGAGTTCGAGGACGCCGGCGCGACCATCTTCGGCGTCAGCGCCGACTCGCCGTTCTCCCAGGGCGCGTTCCGCGAGGAGCACGGCATCGAGTTCGACCTCGTCAGCGACATGGACGGCGACACCATCGAGGCGTACGGCCTGACCATGGACATCCCCGATCTGGGCCTGTACGGCAACGCCAACCGCGCCGTCTTCGTCGTCGACGACGAGGGCACCGTCGTCTACGACTGGGTCGCCGACGACCCGACCAACGAACCCGACTACGACGCGGTACTCGACGCCGTCGAGTCGGCCTGA
- a CDS encoding mechanosensitive ion channel family protein, producing the protein MRRVGYLSVVAAAVAAVASRVAAATVAFDGPRGALAERLAVTGLLAVAVVLATYGAYRLVGGWLADRAPSKRRRHDLRNVLRLAFGLVGTVGLAGVVTEQWVGVLFSLGVVGFAVTFALQQPLFSLIGWVYIMVNRPYQVGDRVAIEGSKGDVVAVDFLVTTLWEVDGELVASNQPSGRTITVPNSVVLSSHVTNFTGESFPFVWNEVAVEVAYETDLAFARERMVAVAEAVVGEEMERDIERYRERLAETPVELDVQSQPTVNVTQEASWVKLRLRYVVDPRRGQRTKNELYERILAEFNEHPDRVKFPVSRNR; encoded by the coding sequence ATGCGACGGGTCGGGTACCTCTCGGTGGTCGCGGCGGCGGTCGCCGCGGTCGCGAGCCGGGTCGCGGCCGCGACGGTCGCGTTCGACGGGCCGCGGGGCGCCCTCGCGGAGCGGCTGGCGGTCACCGGGCTGCTGGCCGTCGCGGTCGTCCTCGCGACCTACGGCGCCTACCGGCTGGTCGGCGGCTGGCTCGCCGACCGCGCGCCCAGCAAGCGGCGCCGCCACGACCTGCGGAACGTCCTCCGACTCGCGTTCGGGCTCGTCGGGACCGTCGGGCTCGCCGGCGTCGTCACCGAGCAGTGGGTCGGCGTCCTGTTCTCGCTGGGCGTCGTCGGCTTCGCCGTCACCTTCGCGCTGCAGCAGCCGCTGTTCTCGCTCATCGGCTGGGTGTACATCATGGTCAACCGCCCGTATCAGGTCGGCGACCGCGTCGCCATCGAGGGGTCGAAGGGCGACGTGGTGGCGGTGGACTTCCTCGTGACGACGCTGTGGGAGGTCGACGGCGAGCTGGTGGCCTCGAACCAGCCGTCGGGGCGGACGATCACCGTCCCGAACTCCGTGGTGCTCTCCTCGCACGTCACGAACTTCACGGGGGAGTCGTTCCCGTTCGTCTGGAACGAGGTGGCCGTCGAGGTGGCCTACGAGACGGACCTCGCGTTCGCCCGCGAGCGGATGGTCGCGGTCGCCGAGGCGGTCGTCGGCGAGGAGATGGAACGCGACATCGAACGCTACCGCGAGCGGCTGGCCGAGACACCCGTGGAACTGGATGTCCAGTCCCAGCCGACCGTCAACGTCACCCAGGAGGCCTCGTGGGTGAAGCTCCGGCTGCGGTACGTCGTCGACCCGCGGCGCGGCCAGCGGACGAAGAACGAGCTCTACGAGCGGATCCTGGCCGAGTTCAACGAACATCCCGACCGCGTGAAGTTCCCGGTGAGCCGCAACCGGTGA
- a CDS encoding NADH-quinone oxidoreductase subunit N: MVVDIAGFQVADWVALTPAILFGVTAMLLFIVDSIEPQPGTSSNAVLAGVSTVGALAAFLVAGYFLVLGVGQPRGTGAVDLFGDALVVDGMSLFFVVIVASVTALVTLASYDYLAGEEYQAEYYGLVIMAATGMSLMASANSLATVFVSLELASLPSFALVAFLKDNQGSVEGGLKYFLVGALSSSVLAYGISLVYAATGSLQLEAVAEALAGGSEIPVGILGVGIVMMLLGFAYKTASVPFHFWAPEAYEGAPGPVSAFLSSASKAAGFVVAFRVFLTAFPEVGGLTGAAPTVDWVTAVTVLAVVTMTVGNFAAATQEKVKRMLAYSSVGHAGYVLIGLAALSPGVDNGFVLGASMMHLLVYGFMNTGAFLFVALTEYWGIGRTFQDFNGLSKQAPLACAAMTVFLFSLAGLPVGGGFISKLYLLAATAQTGTWLLAISLIVNSALSLYYYSRVVRAMWLEEPDGDFDLGGYPSSLYAAVVIAAVVTFALLPAFGLLSPSAFDAASVLFG, encoded by the coding sequence GTGGTAGTCGACATCGCGGGCTTCCAGGTCGCCGACTGGGTCGCGCTCACGCCGGCGATCCTCTTCGGCGTGACCGCCATGCTGCTGTTCATCGTGGACAGCATCGAGCCCCAGCCGGGGACGAGTTCCAACGCGGTCCTCGCGGGCGTGTCGACGGTCGGCGCGCTCGCGGCGTTCCTCGTCGCCGGGTACTTCCTCGTGCTCGGCGTCGGCCAACCGCGTGGGACAGGCGCCGTCGACCTGTTCGGCGACGCGCTGGTCGTCGACGGGATGAGCCTGTTCTTCGTGGTCATCGTCGCGAGCGTGACCGCGCTGGTGACGCTCGCGTCCTACGACTACCTCGCCGGCGAGGAGTACCAGGCCGAGTACTACGGGCTGGTCATCATGGCCGCGACGGGCATGTCGCTGATGGCCTCGGCCAACAGCCTCGCGACGGTGTTCGTCAGCCTCGAACTCGCGAGCCTCCCGTCGTTCGCGCTGGTCGCGTTCCTCAAGGACAACCAGGGCAGCGTCGAGGGCGGCCTGAAGTACTTCCTCGTCGGCGCGCTGTCGTCGTCGGTGCTCGCCTACGGGATCAGCCTCGTCTACGCCGCGACGGGCAGTCTCCAGCTGGAGGCCGTCGCGGAGGCGCTGGCCGGCGGCTCGGAGATCCCGGTCGGGATCCTCGGCGTCGGCATCGTCATGATGCTGCTCGGGTTCGCCTACAAGACCGCGAGCGTCCCGTTCCACTTCTGGGCGCCCGAGGCCTACGAGGGCGCGCCCGGGCCCGTCTCGGCGTTCCTCTCCTCGGCCTCGAAGGCCGCCGGGTTCGTCGTCGCCTTCCGCGTGTTCCTCACCGCCTTCCCCGAGGTCGGCGGGCTGACCGGCGCCGCACCGACGGTCGACTGGGTCACCGCCGTCACCGTCCTCGCGGTCGTCACGATGACCGTCGGGAACTTCGCGGCCGCCACCCAGGAGAAGGTCAAGCGGATGCTCGCCTACTCGTCGGTCGGCCACGCCGGCTACGTCCTCATCGGGCTGGCCGCGCTCTCGCCGGGCGTCGACAACGGGTTCGTCCTCGGCGCGAGCATGATGCACCTGCTCGTCTACGGGTTCATGAACACCGGCGCGTTCCTGTTCGTCGCCCTGACCGAGTACTGGGGCATCGGCCGCACCTTCCAGGACTTCAACGGCCTCTCGAAGCAGGCGCCGCTGGCCTGCGCCGCGATGACGGTCTTCCTGTTCAGCCTCGCGGGCCTGCCGGTCGGCGGCGGCTTCATCTCGAAGCTCTACCTGCTGGCCGCGACCGCGCAGACCGGCACCTGGCTGCTGGCGATCTCGCTCATCGTCAACAGCGCGCTGTCGCTGTACTACTACAGCCGGGTCGTCCGGGCGATGTGGCTCGAGGAACCCGACGGCGACTTCGACCTGGGCGGCTACCCGAGTTCGCTGTACGCCGCCGTCGTCATCGCCGCCGTCGTCACCTTCGCGCTGCTGCCCGCGTTCGGCCTCCTCTCGCCGAGCGCCTTCGACGCCGCGTCCGTCCTGTTCGGCTGA